The following proteins are encoded in a genomic region of Pelodictyon phaeoclathratiforme BU-1:
- a CDS encoding RNA-directed DNA polymerase, with protein MKTSKNLFQSIVTFENVLSAAQKAAKGKRENQSVLHFFTFLEENLWQILSELRTKTWQPGSYKTFSIYKPKPRMISAAPFKDRVVHHALITIVGPLLERSFIFDTYANRTAKGTHKAIERYQHYLKKYAYVLKCDIRKYFPSIDHEILKSLLRRKIACADTLWLIDTIIDNSNIQAEHFHYFPGDTLFTPHERRKGLPIGNLTSQFFANYYLSFLDHYVKEVLRCKGYVRYVDDYVLFSDSKDELWEWKKAIEEFLQQFRLTLNSGRTELYPATEGKCFLGQKVFQSYRLLPSANVRRAKKRIQCTLLAKPETLQKSLAGWVGHARQADTRNLLRSLGLVEKS; from the coding sequence ATGAAAACCAGCAAAAACCTTTTTCAGAGCATTGTAACCTTCGAAAATGTGCTTTCAGCAGCCCAAAAAGCGGCGAAAGGAAAGCGCGAAAACCAGTCGGTGCTGCACTTTTTCACCTTTCTGGAAGAGAACCTCTGGCAGATTCTTTCGGAGTTGCGAACGAAAACCTGGCAGCCCGGTTCATACAAAACCTTCAGCATCTACAAGCCAAAACCAAGAATGATCAGCGCAGCTCCCTTTAAAGACCGCGTTGTGCATCATGCCCTGATCACTATTGTTGGCCCTCTTCTTGAACGGAGCTTTATTTTCGACACCTATGCCAACAGAACGGCCAAGGGAACACACAAGGCCATAGAGCGCTACCAGCACTATCTGAAAAAGTATGCTTATGTGCTGAAGTGTGATATCCGGAAATATTTTCCATCAATCGATCACGAGATACTCAAATCGTTGCTTCGCAGAAAAATAGCCTGCGCTGACACTTTGTGGCTTATTGATACCATTATTGATAACAGTAACATACAGGCAGAGCATTTTCACTATTTCCCCGGTGACACCCTTTTTACCCCTCATGAACGGAGAAAAGGGCTGCCTATCGGGAACCTGACCAGCCAGTTTTTTGCCAACTACTACCTCAGCTTTCTGGATCACTACGTAAAAGAGGTGTTGCGATGCAAAGGCTACGTAAGATACGTTGATGATTACGTCTTGTTTTCCGATAGCAAGGATGAATTGTGGGAGTGGAAAAAAGCAATCGAAGAGTTTTTGCAACAATTCAGATTGACGCTTAATTCAGGGAGAACAGAGCTTTACCCGGCAACAGAAGGGAAGTGCTTTCTCGGGCAAAAAGTTTTTCAGAGCTACCGGTTACTTCCTTCAGCAAATGTTCGGAGAGCAAAAAAACGGATACAATGCACCCTGCTTGCCAAGCCGGAAACCTTGCAGAAAAGCCTTGCCGGGTGGGTTGGTCACGCCCGGCAGGCCGATACCCGCAATCTGTTGCGCTCGTTGGGGCTGGTGGAAAAGAGCTGA
- a CDS encoding type II toxin-antitoxin system Phd/YefM family antitoxin, which translates to MKVYSYSEARKKFAKVFDLARTEEVIIKKRSGEQFAVVYKQLSNSPFDVKGVKTRAATKDILEAVEDSRSGEDVP; encoded by the coding sequence ATGAAAGTTTACAGCTATTCTGAAGCGCGAAAGAAATTCGCCAAGGTGTTTGATCTTGCTCGTACGGAAGAGGTGATTATCAAAAAACGGAGTGGTGAACAATTTGCCGTTGTGTATAAACAGCTTTCAAATTCTCCTTTTGATGTCAAAGGGGTGAAAACAAGAGCAGCAACGAAAGATATTCTGGAGGCTGTAGAGGATTCACGATCGGGAGAGGATGTCCCGTAG
- a CDS encoding SUMF1/EgtB/PvdO family nonheme iron enzyme, whose amino-acid sequence MRGGSWNNNPDNLRCSARNNNHPANRNNNIGFRVVRSNHAPFDAC is encoded by the coding sequence TTGCGCGGCGGTTCCTGGAACAATAATCCCGACAATCTGCGTTGCTCTGCCCGGAACAACAATCATCCGGCGAACAGGAACAACAATATTGGCTTTCGGGTTGTCCGTTCCAATCATGCCCCTTTCGATGCGTGTTAA
- the avd gene encoding diversity-generating retroelement protein Avd — protein sequence MLIVKKAYDFSKWLLLHTGKFPKSYRFSIAVRIENSILEFTELVAVANMRNVKRPLLEQADEVLTRLRILVRLSFDMKFISLNSYEFGSSQISELGKMLGGWIKKA from the coding sequence ATGCTGATCGTCAAAAAGGCCTACGATTTTTCGAAATGGCTGCTGCTGCATACTGGGAAATTTCCCAAAAGCTACCGGTTCAGTATTGCTGTGCGTATCGAAAATTCTATACTCGAGTTTACAGAGCTTGTGGCAGTTGCCAATATGCGGAACGTCAAACGACCATTGCTGGAGCAGGCCGATGAGGTGCTGACGCGTTTGCGCATTCTGGTTCGATTGAGTTTTGACATGAAATTTATCAGCTTGAACTCCTATGAGTTTGGGAGCAGCCAGATTTCAGAATTGGGGAAGATGCTGGGCGGATGGATAAAAAAAGCTTGA